acAATAATGACCTGTTATCACTTCGGTCTTCTTCGAATTTTCGGACTTGGATTCTCAATGCAATTTGAACTCCgtagttttaattttggtttgcTCTTTCATGGGTCCAGTTTGTTGATTGATAACAAATGGTGGAGgcatttattattaatatgtcTTCTAAGGTTGAATACTTGGATCTTTTCATGACTAATTTTGATCATCCATTTTTCTTGTGGGTTATGACTGCTGCCAAAATTTTGATCCTTTGTATGGCTTGCCAGATGTTAAAGATATAGCATAGATTTTGGCCTTAAATTCATCTTACCTGCTAAGTAACGGGAAGCTGTAGGTAGgctatttatttgtattattgtGGTTGTTTCATAAGTTATGTGTTTACCAAGTACCCATGATCTTCATGTAAATGCTTACAAAGCTGATGATAGAGGTAAACTTGCTCATTATGATATGTCTTTATGTTGATCTCCATATTTTTAGACTTGACACCTGTCCTGCTACATTTTAGTGTTTGAAAGATTGGTCTTTTATTAACCATCATTAATCAatgatttagataaaaaaatttctgaCTTCGTGCTGCGCTTCTGTTTTCACTTAATGTTTATATGGTTTTGTGTAACTTTGTaagtaggaaaatattgaatCAATAAGGATTTGATCTCAGACTATTTTCTGTATTCTTATATTAGCTACTGTTTGAATGACTTTTTTTGACCTCTATAAATCCTGTATCCATGCAATTTAGTATCATATGTTGAGATTTtctgttttacttttattatagaACTATAGAGAGGACAGTTTGAAGGTAAAATCTTAAAGCAGCAAATCATCATGGATAAATCAGAGGGGACTCCGCAGCGGCAACAgcagcaacagcagcagcaTGTGATGGGAGTTGCTGCAGGTGCTAACCAAATAACCTATTCTCACTACCAGACTGCTCCCGTGGTGGCTGCTGGCACACCTGCTGTAGCTGTTCCTTCCCCAACACAGGCTCCTGCTGCCTTCTCTAGTTCTGCTCACCAGCTTGCTTACCAGCAAGCTCAACATTTCCACCATCAACAACAGCAGCACCAACAACAGCAGCTGCAAATGTTCTGgtctaatcaaatgcaagaaATCGATCAAACCATTGACTTTAAAAATCACAGTCTTCCTCTTGCTCgaattaaaaagataatgaaaGCTGATGAAGATGTCCGAATGATTTCAGCAGAAGCTCCAGTCATATTTGCAAAAGCATGTGAAATGTTCATATTAGAGTTGACATTACGTTCTTGGATTCACACAGAAGAGAACAAGAGGAGAACCTTACAAAAGAATGATATAGCAGCGGCTATTTCAAGAAACGATGTTTTTGATTTCTTGGTTGATATTATTCCAAGAGACGAGTTGAAAGAGGAAGGACTTGGAATAACCAAGGCCTCTATTCCATTAGTGGGTTCTCCTGCTGATATGCCCTATTACTATGTCCCTCCACAGCATCCTGTGGGACCTCCTGGGATGATCATGGGAAAGCCAGTTGATCAAGCAGCACTATATTCTACTCAGCAGCCTCGACCTACCATGGCTTTCATGCCATGGCCCCATACACAACCCCAGCCACAGCAACCaccccaacaacaacaacaacaaacagaTTCATGATGATTATGTGCAATTCAATTAGGTTTGGGAAGTAGCATGCATCTTTTGATTACAAATTTACTTGATGCCTGCAGTAGTTTAGGGTTATGTATTGAAGAAAGCCACAGATTGTTTGAGGATTTTTGCACTCATTTGTGATTGTACGTGCTATCTTAACGATTGGTGTGATAGTTGATTTAGTTTGCAGCTGTCCATAACTAGTGAGCTTAGGGTCTTAATTAGGGAGTCAAATgctaaaaaatagtttatttgtaATGTTATAGCAGAGAGTAGGTCTAATTCAGTATTCCATTTCATTCCAATGGCTGAATTATATATGCTCATCTGCATTTTTCTTGTCACTTGTATTACGTGTGAAAAGACAAATGAGCGCGCCTCTAGTGCTTTAACCTTTGTTTGGATATGAAGTTTTACAATTTCTAATATATTCAACTACATCGTAGTCATcttaaattgtttctttgttcAAATATATAGTTTGGATAAGGTGATTTAGATTCagtgaattttaatttctttgtttggATAAGATAAATCTATTATTACCAAATTTAAGAGATTATCTAAATAActgttaaaagttaaaaatttgttgatattgataatatttttgtaattaattttgattgatgttatgtttttaataaaaaggattacattaattattatttttttaaatatgaggATTAGATTAAGTTtacattgagaaaaaaaagtattgaatAACTCTtgtaaatataagaaataaaaatgtaattatgttttatatttacaattttttttttcaaattttattaaacaatatcaatttaaattatgaaatgtcAAATCTAATCAGATTCAAGGAAGATGAAAAGTTAGGTTGATTCAATTCACGTGAGTTAAGTTAAATTGATTGAACTTCAGATTGAGTTAAGGTTGTATGGGTTTTAGTTTGAACCAAATAGGTTTAGCATTAGTGGATTTAAATTGGTTTCAACATAAGTTGAATTTAGTCTGGtctcaaatcaaattagttGATTAAGACCTAACTTAAGTTCATTGGTCACACTTAGGTCAAGTTGAGTCAATTTGAATTCAAGTCAAACCAAGTTAGTTTTGGTTCAAGTTGCACCAACTCATATTTAGTCAAGTAGGATAAGTGCATGTTCATTCAAGTCGAAATTGATCCGTATTCAAACAAGTTGGACTAGGTCTAGATTTAGACAAGTTAGTTCAAGTGAGTCTAGTCAATCCAAATTGGTCCAGATTGAGGTAGACCTAGGTCGAGACATGTCAAACGAAGTTTAAAATGTTTGATCATTTCCATTCAAATGCTAACTTAGAGCAAGttttaacatgttaaaaaaataaattatatccatttatttttaaaatttgatgactAAATACCAAAGTTTGTGacatgaaaaattttaaattttacatccaaatttaaaatctactatatatttaacttttttttttcaaagtttataTTAGACATGTACATTAATAAATTATCTCAAACTACATCTTATCATCTCCCATCacataaaagtttattaaaatgtaataaactaAGCAAATAAACATAAGCATGGGGAACCAAACCATCCATAGGTAATAATTCATCATGAGTAACCATTTCAACAAGCCAACCCTCCTCTAAAACAACAATATAGTCAACATTTCTGATTAGACGAAGCCTACAAACAATTATTATCGTAGAGTGTCCAAACATAAGCAAATCCAGAACCTAATGAACAGGGCATAAAATGGAGTGGAGTTTTATGCACATCTAGAGTGAGCAATGTTCTTCTTCCTTAATTTAATATATCGTATTACACGTTTTGAAACACAATAATGTTCCCTAGATTGAGCAATCTAAAATATACTTATAGATTTGAAGATACATTACATATTGGATATTCTGGAAAATATGTTTGTGTTCTAAAATGATCAATCCAATATATCTCACCGGGTTTGGAAGTGCATTTCGGACTACTCAATTCGAAATGCATTCTTATAGTGATCAATCCAATATAAAGTGATGTACCTGTATTCAATCGGTGAAGAAGGTGTTGCGTATGGCCACACCTTTAAAAGATTCAATGGTGTGTGTTGCGAAGGGGTGTGTGTATGTTGCgaaggtgtgtgtgtgtgtgtaaataataattttttataactttttttatacatCAATGACCAGATAGGAATAGGCTTAATGGTCTACCAACAGTTTGGAGGAATCAatggaattttcttttatacCAGCATGGTCTGCCAGTAGTTTGGAGGAATCAatggaattttcttttatacCAGCAATATTTTTGAACTAGCAGTTAAGTATATTGTTGTAATCATCACAGTAGTACACTTTGTTTAATGTCAGCATCCCAATTGGTGAATCAACGAAAGAATTCAGTTCTTTTCCAATTGATTTCAAGCAGTGGTGATAGTATCATTAAGTGTAACTTTGTAATGATAGTTTTAAGGGTAACCTCATACACATGGCCCGCTACAGTATTCACCCACAACACACTTCACCATataacacaaacacaacacCATCTACACCAAAtgccaaaaattaaaataacaaaaaatattccATGCTAtacattttaatgaaaaatcctTTGTAAAAATCCTTTGTAATTATCATAAGTCAGGATGGGGCGAAGGATGGTAACACGAATTTGCCTTCATCTTTTAGAGATGACAATGTTGCAAAAAGGGACTTTGCAAAGAGGGATGGTCAGGGTGGGAAGCAAAAGCCTTGGAATAATGAAATGGAACCTTATGGTGATCGAAATCGTGAACAACTCAAAAGAGGCGATGGAGATAGAGTGAGAGCTGTTTGTGTCGGTCTGGTCGGTGTAGAGGTGTTGGGTCTATCGAGGAGGAGGTTCACGGGAGATAAAAACACCAATGAGATATGAGCCCAACCATATATgagattgacaccactctctacctagaaccttaaggcaatgggttaataGCTCTTTCATcttatatagtgctctactttcaTTTCTATCCgatgtgggacttagactcacacttggattcctaACAAGAAGGAGACAGTTTGTCACTCAGAGACGGAGGGAGAGAAGCTTGACGTGAAGATGTAGGGAAGGATTGACAGGtcttagaaaaaggaaaaatgtgtTACCAATGAGATGCATTGGTGTCATGAagataatgattttgatgatgctacaaagTGAAAAATATGAAGACCCCTGtattaagttttaaaagcaTATATGCATGATGATCAGCGAGGAAAAAGAACAAGAGTGTAGATGAAGACTGAACGACGTTAAACATGTTGAGCACTGGTCGAAAACAGCTCAAGACCGAACGTCACTCACAAACAGTTGAAGGCCGAACGGGGTTCGACAAGCAGttaaagaccgaacggtcaagaatACTGTTCATGGCCGAACACAACTAAAAGGCCGAACGATCACTATCAGTAAAAGACCGAACGATATGTATTAGTTGAAGGCTGGACAGTGTATAACAGTTCAAGGCCGAACGCAAGACGAACAAAGGCCGAACAATTGATGACCGAACGACCTCCAAGAATAGGTCTAGCAATTGATGACCGAACGAACGTAGAAGTTTAAGGTTTAAGGTTTTCTTAAACTTACGCACCTATATATAGAGGTATCAAAAACTAATGAAAACACTTTTGAGCCATAatatttgcatttgcattttttagAGAAGATTCTCTTGGTTTTTGGATTAAAACTCTTATTCTTATCAAGGATTAACATTTTTGTGACAATTCTTCACTTGACTTATCAATCTGCAAGATTGTGGCGTCCCCATCTCTGCCTTATTTTGCATTCTTCTTcgatttgtttttgttgtgcctcttgaggattcaaattcagaaaagatTGTACTCTTTCTTGGACAAGATCGTATCATCATCTATGAAGACTCTTCATCCCTCTAATTTTGTTTCCTTATCCTTTACGTCGAAGCATTTAATTTCAAAGACACATCCTACCTATGAAGCCATAAACATCTAGAAGCAAGTTTACACTGTTGTCAACAAGTCATCTAAGTGTGTCATTTACTAAGTGAGTAATGAAGATTTGTTAGACGAACCAATACTAGAAGATTTACAAAGGAAGTGTTAGACAAATCATAAGGAAGTGATATATAAATGAAGAGTTAGAAAACAATGATCTcaaaagaagactcaaatgTTACATTGAACACCTAAAAGATCGTTTTAATGAACAACATTAAATATTTCGATGCATGCATAACTCGATATCCACTCATTTAACTATAAACCTTGTAAGCAACCTTTCATAATTGTATAACCTAGAGAGACATTATACATGTGTGCTTAAACTCGTGAGGAGTTTATCAAATAGCCTAAAGAAGTTTGGATACTCATGTAAGAAAGAAGTGACAATGAAAATCACTTGTAAACATTTGTTTGTTCATTGAAACCTTTTACAATCACTCGGAAATTGGATAAAGTTCGTGAAAAGGTGGATAAGGAATGTaatgtaaaatttgtattttgaattgtataattcaaatttattttatactttttacatTCTAGAATGTACAATTTGaaatgtattataaaatttatattacaaaatatactaTTAGTAAtgtattacaaaatttttattctttcaaaatattaactttacattatagattgtataatttaaaatacatatatataatatctttttgttCCATATTATATAGTtaagaagatatatatatatatatatatatatatatatatatatatatatatatatatatatatatatatatatatatatatatatatattgcacaataaaaaaaacatcatttttatttatttcattagaTATATAACTAGCATTTCAAATACTAGGAATGTTACGACAAAAGATAGGAGTACAAGTAGAGTTGGCAAAATGGATTAAAACTCATAAGTCAACTTGGCTCATCATAGGTTCGCATCggattaagtaaaaaaaatttacaaattttagcACAGAAAAAAATGAACTCTGCTCACTAAAAACTCATCTCATTCAGATTGAATATGTGATGAGCTAAATCGGTTCACTAATCCGAACATAAAAACATATCTCACATAACTCTTAACTTAGCAACCTAACCCTAAACACAAACaccatttctttttataaatatacagGAAAACAAGTTCACATTCATAATGCACTTTATCCACCTTACATTTATCTCATTACATTTATCTctcattaatatgattttttatgtttaaaatgagaaaaaaaatattaaaataaatttaaactttttggatttggtttacatattaaaaaaactattatattaaaagaaaatatttgtaattttttaattgaatcaactttatttaaCCCATCAATCTATTGATAGATAGGATCGACTCAAATTCTTTAAATTCACATAAATAAATCAAGTTAAAGTAACTAACTTATTATGAGTCAAACTGgttaaataacttattttaaccGTTCTAAGTGCATGCAACAATGAACTAAAGATGAACctgggaaaagaaaaaagaaaaaattggacCTTGGCTCGACTCTAACAAAAGCCTCTCAaagtttataacttttaataaatttcggtcactaattaaaattattaaaataatgtttctaACGTtctctcaattttatttttttttatatatacagcGTTATAAACTAAAGAAACTATATATTAATAGCTTTGTTGATCTACGTGTAATCtcttctaaaaaatattgaaacattttaaaaataagttgttCATTTTCTGAAAATGAAAGTACATAGTTAACagttattaaaaacaaatttaaataatttttctcaacaaaataaacacaaatcCACGAGTCACATTATTTTCCATAACTGATTACTTTATTTGGATAAtaagtaaaagataaatttctaattaggaatataaaaatattaattcaaccAGAAATAATTAGCATAATCATCATAGTACTTCCCATGGGGTGAATACAACTCAGAAACAAGAGCagtattaaattaatttgcatcaTCTTCGGTACAAGAAAATTGGTATTGGACCAAATGGACGGTTTAACATCTGGAGCTTGCAGCAGATCCAATTCTCAACACACAATTTAGTAGCAAAAGATTCAACAGCTTCCAATTCTTCACTGGAAATAaaccataaatattaaataattaaacatatagatgaacactatttttttttttcaagataataTGTCTTATGATTAGGGAagtaattgtaatattttaactaattcacacattaaaaaaatttggttaatttagttaatagcaATAAACTtgtctctatttataatactttttccTAAAATACCCTAAGAGTTTTGGGATTATccatatgatttttttaaacttaattactttgacctttataattaattaaagagtAATAATAGTGGCTTATTCATCTGTTCACTTTTCATGAGAATGAGAAGCATGCAATTAACagtattcattattttatactaaaataagtAAGGGTATTTTggtcaaaaataattattatagcaCACAGTTTAGAACAAAGTCTACTAAAAAGGGACTGTAGTTTCAAGACAGTCGTATCATTAGAAATGAAAAGAGTAATTGCAATACTCAAGTCTTCACTGAAGCAAGTGAAGCTTCAAAAAGTCATAGATTATTCATAACATTGATGGAAAATcgagaatttgaattttctgcTAAGGTTTTGGTGCTTTGgtgttcttctttttctgtgTCTTCAAATTACATTGGTGGATACTGATTTTGATGCTGACAACAGTGTATTTTAAAGGCTCAACAGAGAACCAGCATCAAAAGACCAAAAAAGAATCTGGACTTAAAATTAGCATATTTCAAAGATCTCTTATGCCTTGTTTACTTAAAGGGATTTGAAAGAGAGTGATTTaatgaatttgagaggatttgaagataattttttgttgttgtttatttgagtggatttggggataagtgaaaatgaatttggaagtaaagtttgtgagaattagtatatgatttaatttatgtgacagattaaaaaaatttacttctaaatttaCTTTCacttacttccaaatccactcaaataaacaaacaaaaaacaattatcttcaaatcctctcaaatccattcaattaCTGTTCCACAAATCCtttcaagtgaacaagacatTAATGACACAAGGTAAAGGGTCAGAAATATCACCGTCCACCAGGGTGCCCCACATACACCACTATGCTGATGAGACCACCTGGCATCAGAATTCTCTTGGCAGCTTCCAATGCCAGTGATGTTGTTTCTGATACTGTTATTATCTCTTTGTCACCTCCAGGAAGATAGCCCAAGTTGAATGCAACGAGCCTATGCAGAATATTAAGATAGATAAGCATGATTCATTGAACTGTATCCATAAGAAGCAACTCACCATGACATGtagttttataataagaaatacaTTAATGCAATCATTTATTCAGGGTTGCAGCTAATATTCATTATCTTTAACTGACGGTTGCATCAAAATTTATGAAATCTACATTCAAAATTAGTTATCTTAGGCTatcttattatttgaaaatagttttgatAGTATACATCCAAAAATCTCATATGGTTAAGGAGTTTAAGTAAATGATAACTTTTGTTTACTTTCTTTCCTTAACTcttttgacaaattttaaagacaaaaccGTGATGAAAAACATTAGGAATTTCAAACAAGACAATATTTTAAGGAAAAACTGTGCACTTGCGATTTTAGTGGACTTGAGACCAGAAGTCCTAAGTCTATAATCAAACCAGCTCTTGGTACCTGACTGTGCATATGGAATGACAtgttaatatattgttttgaaatttagagAAATTTCTCTTTAGTCTCATAAAAGATTCATGCAATGAGACCAAGTTGGAATAAAGACTgaaattataaattcttttttcaagaaacctataaaaataaagaatgtaaCAGATTTCATTTCAgtgaatataattaaattacaccTCAATCCTATCTCCAACGTTATCAGTATTAATCAATCACAAAAGGTAATTATTTGAGTCCTTTTCTCACCTTTGCTTTCcacttttatttcatataagTAAAGATTTAAAGGGAATGATGTTTTGCAAAGTTAGGAACTAAAgcaataattttataaactcaCAAGCCAAAGTGATGAACGGTTACAATTTCAAAGACGAGTTTACTGATGAAAATAACTACACCAGTTATTTATTGTCATAAGCTTCTGAACAAGGAGTAGGAATAGGGGATCATGAGACAAGTACCTAACTGATGCATTCCTTGGAACAACATTCTCCATTTTACTATGGCAGATATTGAAGAGCTTGACAAGTTTTCTCTGCATGTATTTTGATATTGTAGTTGGTGACATGAAAGTTCTTAATTGTTGTCAAATTAACTACACCAAAACTAAAAGGATCAAGGCCAGTTCAAATTCTCAGACTATAGCAGGATCTATCTATATTCCTATAACTTTTTTCAATGGCTACATAACATAGACTATTTTATGCAATATTTTTGGCAATTCAAAGTTGAAACTATTTGCTCATATATAGTGCTAACCTCATTAGAACTAAGTGACTTTTCCAACAAGAGGGAAGTGTTATTCAAAGCATCTTCTTGAATGTCTAATGCATATACATAACCGTCATGTGAATCATCAGCAACTAAATTAAGCATTGCTAAGGTGTCAAAACCATTGCCACAAGTAGCATCAATGACAGTGTCTCCTTTCTGGACAACCTGTTTCCACACCCTGGTAAGTATAAGAAATATACTTAGTTATTATCAAGGCTTTACTACCATAACAATTTATTATAGTGTACTAGGACAAGTTTCTCGAAAAGCATTTCTGAGGAAAAAATGAAATCAGTTTCTCCATTAACTAAAATTTACTTCTGcataatgtatataatttttctaatataataattctaaattttattattaacgtAAGCATAAGCTAAATTTAGTTGATCTACaagttcatttcatttttaccttatttttatattttagaagtgTCTACGAAGAAGTTTGTCCAAAcatagcatatatatatatatgagaataATAACAAGAGCAAAATATATGTcgtaaactttaaataaaaggGTGCCAAATAGTCTTCTGTAACAAGCATAAAACATGTTCACTTTTAACTTATTCTTTTAGAAGCATGGAAACTGAAATAAATATGTAAGAGAAGCTCCCCAATTTATCTGACAAAGAATCAGAGAATTTTGCCACAAATTATTAGGATTTAGGGGTtcccaaaaaaattaatagctTAGCCTCTGTCTTGGTGAAACAAATGCAGCATGAGATTAATTCTAAGTGTAACATCcatgtaaataatatatcatatgCAATGTAATTTTCTAGTATCgtaatcataaaatatatgcCCATGCGTACCTTAGAAAAACTGTCTCTTTTACTATAGGAGGCAACAAATAAAGTTGACAAAACAGTTCTAAATTAGAATATCAGCATACATGAGAGAAAAacagaattttgaaattttaatctGTCATTTTATAAGACGAAACAATAGCAACTCAAAATTGAAAAGTTAAAGGCCGCAAACATGAGAGTACGTTTTTGTAGAGAATGAAGTAGAAGATTCATTCACTGAGGTATTAAGAACACAAATCCTGCAGAAAAACTAAGTAATCCCTCAAATACTAAgctaaaaatggaaaaagcaaGCAGAAATCTTGGAAACAGAAGTATTTCAATTTTCAGAACATAATATGATAAACCAGTTGTACATACATGTGAGCAATGTCGGTTGCCCTCTTCTTCCCAAAGAGATAACTCACCAAGGCATCCTCCAAACCTGAAAAAAAGGTAGGGGCATTTCAACATTCGTAATAGATTATGCACACGGGCTCACGCTACTGCCACAAGACAACATTATCTAGGCTGAGTACCTGAAAAGGGAGAATCTTTCGGGCAGGAAGAAGATTGGAGGTCACTGGCAACTGAGAAAAACCCATTTTTCTTATTAGGTTCCCCACAGTAGAAACTAAGATTTTTTTTGGAACTGTTGCATAGGGTGTTCTTGAGTATCAGAGGAGGAACCAAAAACAAGGTTATTCCGGAAGAACATGACAGGGTGCTGTGAGAGGCTAAAGAAAAGAACCAACGCCTGAGAGACATGTGCTCATCCCAATACTACAACATCCTGGGGTTGAAAATGGCATATACAAAGGTGTTTTGTTGCGTACggcttaattaaattttgaaagaaatgataaatttaggtatttttaattaaaattttattgattaatttgtttattaattggTTGATGtggttattatattgttttcttattttttttatttgttattttataatttttgtctatttttttaataactttgtCTAAATATTAAGATTTATATTAGTTTCAATCTTCATGTCTAACTAACTATTTGGCGATGATCAATTATGATTAATGGATCTGATAAGTGAAAAACTTTAACATGTGCTAGAAATGTGTTAAAGATGTAGTAGATTTGGGAAGGTAGAGAATGTTCCGCGCTTAACCTAACTTGCTCAGTGCATGGTCATTGAACGTCCAAACAGGGCTCATTGGGTATCTTACATTTAGTGTCTCATCCTTCCACCCTTCTTGAATCCTTCAAGCCATGCTCCTGTAATAGGTCCATTAGTTGAACTATACTCATCACTAagtttctttatataaatatctcactaagttttgttttgagtttttctATTGTTGTATAGGATAATGtaatatcttctaaataatctaatattttacagatatatttgattgttgtagagatataaaaatatttaagaagatCTTTGCTAAATTTAATaagatttgataaatattatcttttaatatttactcGTATAGTtcaataaggtaattatttaaaaatatcaaataacacatctaaaaaaatattttcttctaaattatCTTTCATCATAAACATTTGCCAATtatcaaaattctttttctagaaaaaatagagaaaactaCAAGGTCTAATTTTTGTTTCCCTCTTCCCTCTTCTTGGCTTAGCcaaatttattcacttttttatgtttttcttaactTCTTCATACAATGCTTGGCTTAACTACTTgtggttttgattattttttatttttgtatttctctTTAAGGTGTCATGAAACTTTGATCAATTTATTTCCAAACTTTCTTGAGCTCAACTTAGCTACATTTGTATTAACACACCTCAAACTTTTCTTGCCTTCTTCATGCAATGTTTGGCTTGACTACTTGTGATTTTGattatttgctattttttttatttatctttaaggtgtcATGAAACTTTGATCATATTATTTCCACACCTCCCTGAGCTTAACTTAGTTGCAGCTCCATTAACATACCTTAAAATATCCAAAGAACATTTatgaaactaaaaaattatttctaacaCGTATTCGCATCTCATGCTTAATAAATCCAATTGTAACAAATCTTAAGTAAAACATtcttttaaagtacaaaaacaaattaaaaatccaATATTGAAGGCTAAATAATGACATAAATATGCATTCGTGTACTTGTATCCGAGAAAAAAAGGACAACAAAGTGCAAACACCATCCTAGGACGAGAACAAAACTCGATCACGAAACTCAGCCACTGAAGAACAAATAATGAATGCAAAGCTCAACCACTAGAGAATCGAGCTCGGCCCGACTagcaaaaaattcaaaactccTTCAACATAAAATCCAACCTGGACAGGTGTGAGCCAACTCGACATAAAGCAGCAAGTTTGGGAAGAGCGAAACAGATAGTAGTCAATTCCCACATCCCTACGAGAGTAAAGTTGGGAGCCAAAAGTCGCAAGAAAAACTTGGCATTATAGCACCCCAACGCGTGATCAACATAAAGTACATGTGA
This DNA window, taken from Vigna radiata var. radiata cultivar VC1973A chromosome 5, Vradiata_ver6, whole genome shotgun sequence, encodes the following:
- the LOC106759795 gene encoding nuclear transcription factor Y subunit C-2 — translated: MDKSEGTPQRQQQQQQQHVMGVAAGANQITYSHYQTAPVVAAGTPAVAVPSPTQAPAAFSSSAHQLAYQQAQHFHHQQQQHQQQQLQMFWSNQMQEIDQTIDFKNHSLPLARIKKIMKADEDVRMISAEAPVIFAKACEMFILELTLRSWIHTEENKRRTLQKNDIAAAISRNDVFDFLVDIIPRDELKEEGLGITKASIPLVGSPADMPYYYVPPQHPVGPPGMIMGKPVDQAALYSTQQPRPTMAFMPWPHTQPQPQQPPQQQQQQTDS
- the LOC106761414 gene encoding uncharacterized protein LOC106761414, producing the protein MSLRRWFFSLASHSTLSCSSGITLFLVPPLILKNTLCNSSKKNLSFYCGEPNKKNGFFSVASDLQSSSCPKDSPFSGLEDALVSYLFGKKRATDIAHMVWKQVVQKGDTVIDATCGNGFDTLAMLNLVADDSHDGYVYALDIQEDALNNTSLLLEKSLSSNERKLVKLFNICHSKMENVVPRNASVRLVAFNLGYLPGGDKEIITVSETTSLALEAAKRILMPGGLISIVVYVGHPGGREELEAVESFATKLCVENWICCKLQMLNRPFGPIPIFLYRR